A segment of the Panicum hallii strain FIL2 chromosome 1, PHallii_v3.1, whole genome shotgun sequence genome:
TCTCAGAAAAGTCCGGAACTTTGAAGTGGCTCAATGACCTCCGTGCAATGGAAACTGAGGTTTGTGCTAATAGATTTTCTAGCATGTTCTATTTAGTGCACTTCTCAGAGTAGTGCTAAGCTTACTATTATGGCCTGCAGGTAAATCTTCACATCCTTAGAAGCCTACCTTCATCGTGTGAGGAGTATATATTGACTCACCAAGTTATGTGCCTGGCTATGCTGTTTGACATGCATTTTGATGAGGATTACGAGAAAAGAAAAGTTACTTCAGTGATTGATGTTGGCCTCTGCAAACCTGTTAGTGGAACCATGCTTACTAGATCAGTTAGGGGAAGAGACCGTCGGCAGACTATTTATTGGAGAGGTGCTGATTGCTCTTCAAGTTATTTGTAGAGTATGAGTAATCTATATTACTCTCAATTTAGCTGACTTGAGTATTGATTGTCATTTGGAGGAAACAGAGTTGGTGATACCGCCCTTTCTGTCCTTCTTCTGGTACTGGCAGAACTGAGCTTACACAGATCCCTGGTTATGCCTGCTTTCTTGACAACAATAGCTGACAAGTTTGCCCTCTGGCCATGTTGACTGTCCTTCGCTATGTTTCTGGTTATTTTACTATGATCTGCAGCCTGTAGAGAGCCTATATGTTGTTACTACAAGGATGACTGCATGTATTTTGTATATTGAGCTTATCGAAATGCAAGAGGCCTTGTCGTATATTTTGTCGTCTTGTCGATACTGGCAACCATTCAGAGTCTCTGAAACTCATCCTCAGCTATGAACTATATCCTGCATTTTTCCCTGAACATTTACAACTATCACTGCGTCTTGGAAGCTCGCAGCATTTTCTAGCAACAAAGAGCTTGGGTTAGACCTGTCCTTGTCAGCAACCTCAGTTACAGGAATTGCCTATGCTTGACTGACAGCTGTGAGATGATGCTTACGATATGTACTTGGTCTTTCAATTAATCTATTCGAGTAGCGTCGCGGGGGTGTGGTAGCATTTTGTTCTGTTAGAAACACTAGAACAGAAAGATGACATTTGTAGCCAACAAGGATGTAAAAGTTTGGCTGCATTTTGTGTCCCGACCGTGGGAACATGTTAGATCTGAATCATGATGTAGAATAGGATCTGATATGGAGTAACTAGAACATCATAAAAGTGGAAGTGCATCAGAGAATCTGTGGTACTTTTCACCTTTCCTGGACATGCTcccttttttaaaaagaaaAGCTAAATGTGAGATTTATGTTACAACAGGGTGGCCCATGCTGGCGGCCAGCCCATGTACTCCTATCCAAGTGGGTGGGTAAGCAGCCTGCAATCCAAGCAAAGATTACTTGTGTCTAATTTAAACATGGTCCAATTGATATCTTGTTCTTTTTTGATAAAAAAATGTTCAGTTTCTCTTGGTTCAAACCAAACTACACAGAATGTTCACTTGTGTCTAGTCTTGCACTAGCTAAGCGGGCCGAGCGAGTGTGCTCCGAGCCTGGTGGAGTTGACGTAATCCCGCGGCGAGTGCGGGGGCAGCCCCGGCAGCAGGAGCCCGGCGACCCTGGCGAGCCGCATCAGCCACCCCTCGGCGTACTCCGGCCCGGCGATGTAGCCGATGAGGAAGCTTCGGACGAGCTCCCACGCCGCGTTCACCACCTTGGGCGCCACCGTCAGCAGCGAGAAGTAGTTCTTGTTTGGCTCCTCGTGCGTCACCTGCTTTCCGTTCCATCCAACGGCAGAAAAAAGCGTAGTCAGTTCAGTTGCTGTAAAACATAGGCCCTGGGTTTTGGAAGCTTGGGATTCTCTCTAGGGTCTAGTCTCTACTAGGGAGGTTAAAGGATGCATGGTGCCCCACATGGAGCTTCTCTTTGGATCAAATTCTTGCTTCCAAGTCTTGCTTGCTTGCCTTGAAAGTTTAACCTACTGCCAGTCATATGGATTCTTCTCTATGGATATATATACTTCCAGTATTTTTGAGAAATGGAATAATTGCTGCAGGTATATAACAAAAAACAAAAATTATTCTTTTTTTTCTAAATAAAATTATTTAAAAACATATTCAGCTTTAAGTCCGAGCCTCTAAATTAAAGGGTAGGTTAATgaagaacaaaaaaaaaatcactaAACCGAAGTGTTGAGTGTTGACCGACCCGTCCTTGGTAGAGGCTGTCGAAGTAGAGGCAGGTCCCGAAGTGCCTGAACTGGAGCGCGGAGTCGTCGTACGGCACCCTGGGCACGATGTCGTTGCAGTACACGAACCTGAAGTACCTGCTGGGCTTGTCCAGGTACCTGGCCATGAACCTCCCGAGCCTCTCGTCCCCGACGCGAGGCTGCCCGAACGTGTACACCCCCTCCAGCCGGGCCAGCACGCCTTCCTCCCGGTGCAGCGCCAGGATGGCCGGGAACAGCACGGCGAGCGCGCCGCCGAGGCTGTGCCCCGCCACGACGAACCTGGCGCTGGCGTTCCCGGACAGGAAGCTCCGCAGCGTCTCACGGATGGCGTAGTACGCGAACGGCCTCCGGGCGCCCTGGTCGGCGAGGTCCTTcggccagccgccgccgccgccgtgcctctGCAGCCCGAGCGCCTTCATGAAGCCGCCGTGGATCTTGCCCAAGCCGGGGATCTCGTACCACGAGAAGTCCACGTCCGCGCACCACTGCTCCGTGTCGAAAGGCCTCGTGCCGCTGAACGCCACCACGGCGAGGCTCGCGTCGGCCGCCTTGTCGGCGAGCACGAACGCCTGCGTCGTGTAGTCCCCTTGGAAATCTGGAGAAGAGCACACATGCTTGGAGATTATTAAGAAAAAACTTCCATGCATGTATGGGATTTGCTAGTATATGCACGAGTGCTGATCCATTGTTGTTCATACCATTCCAGCAGTTGTAGCACGCCAATAATTTCATCTGAAGAAATggaaaaaaatttaaaatatttgaAAACCTTTTCTGATTTCTAGGATTTAGCGGAGATGATTTAAAGTTTCACCTTCCAATGTTTCTCAACAACATTTTTTATGACGAGCTCATTCTCGTAGGCTAGCTTGGCAGCCATGATCGATAGAGCAGCGTGGTAGTTGCTATCCCCATGCTTAATTTCCTTGTTCAGTTCAACTCTGGTGTCGAGTAGTCCAACGCAGGAGCGGTAAGTGGGGGATGATCTGTCCGGAAATTTCAACTTTCCTGCAAAAAAAGTTGGAAATGGCAGTTAGCATTTGTACACCTTTATTTTATTCTAGTAGTAGAACAAGTTTATTAGTACATTCTGCTTTAAGAACAGAAAATGACAAGAGGATAAGATGAGCAGAATATTCAGAGTAAACTATGAGAAGTGTTCATTTCTCAATCTGAAAATAGAATCGATAAGGACATGACAGGCCTATATTTGACCAGAGTTTTTTTTAACACGCAACTTATATGATTTCATTTTAGGGAAATTGTCGATTTGTTCTCTCAAATGGTGTATTGATTAGTACTTGTCCCTAGCAGCAAGCAAATGACAACATTATTCAGCTTAGTTGCTTAACACGTTGGGGAAGAGAAACATATAGTATGATATAGAAAAGTATTTTGAATCTGTCTAAATACGCATCAACTTTGAGCTCGGATTGACTTCCCTTTGTAAGCCCCAAAATTATCAGAACTAAACCTGAAGAGCACAAATCTGAAAGCACAGAAATTGAACAACATGAATATACTCCTTGCTCCGTTCTTAAAATTGAACAACATGAATATAGATGTCCAGTTAGTAAGCTAGCTAGACTGCACATCATTAACATCATGAAGGAATGTTCATGCGTGTGATGTGATCAGAAGCAAATGGAAGAATTCACCTAAAGGGCTATAAATGAATCATATTAACCCAACGTCGATGTAGCGCTGCTGTAGTAAGGCATTCATATCTAGGCCAGCAAATATATGCAGGTGAATTTTTGGTGCTCCTCGCGACACAATTCAGGCCCGTTTGGCGCAGCTCCTTCCGGCTCCGGCTTCCGTACTGTAGCAAGAGGAGCCGGAGGAGCCACATTTTGCAGCTCTATTGACTTCCACTGCATCAATAAAGAAGAGCTCCGGCTCCGTGAAAGCTTCAATGCTGGAGCTGTTTGAAAAACTACGCTTTGGTAGAGCTCATGGAAGGAGCTGGTGGTGGAGCTCCTTACGGAGCCGTGCCAAAAGACCCTCAGGTGTAATAACTGTGTAAGAACCTTGCAGAGCTCTGACGACGAGCACGAGGACGCCGCCGCCATTCTCGTCGAGGAGGTTCATCCAGTACTCGGTCACCCTCCCGAGCAGCGCCACCGGCTTCTTCGCCCACAGCAGCAGCACCTGCGCCACCAGCGAGACGAACAcggcccaccgccgccgccagtcGGCGATCTCCGTGCCGGCGGGACAGTCCACGGCCGCGTTCTCCGCCACCTTGCACGAGAAGAGGAGGTGGAAGAAGTCGTATAACCCGCCTTTGTCCGGCCGCAGCACCATGAAGTCGCTGTAGAAGCCGCCGGCGGCGTCTCCTTCATCGGCGCCGGCCATGCTTCTGCGACAAAAAAGGCCGAGAACCAAGCTAGAGCAATGACAATGGCGCCGTACGTTGTAACACCTAACAACAAGTCAGCAACGAATTGAGCATCGAAGCATAGGGACGACGGACGAGCATATATATAGATGGGTCGATGGCTGGTGACGTGTCATTGCAGGAGAAAAAAGATGATAATTGCCAACTGGAGCAGGTAGGCGAGAATTGGGTACTGTAGCACATTTCTGACACTGTCAAAAAATACGAAAGTGTTTGGATTAGTGCAAAAGGCACAGTGCGAAGTTTGGAGATGGACAGACAGCAGAAATCTAAAACCATGTTCTTTCGCGTGCAAAGAGGGAGGACCAATCACTTGGTGACGTACATGCTTTGCCAGTACGACTCTCGGACCTCCTCCAAAGGTAAGGTTAGAGGGAGCTTGATTGCTTCCTCTCTTAAATGATATAGCAGTGCTCCTGCTGTTTATTTAAAAATATACTTATGTTAGAGTGAGTTGCTACCTTATACATATAAGATAGCGTAAGGGTTATATCTTCCAACAATTAGAGTCAGATACTAGCTCATACATCTAGATAGACCCATGTATCAACCTCACTAATTTAGGGATGTGTGCAGGAGACTATCTCTTAAGTAAGAGATAGCTTTTCTTTATCTCTCTTCCACATGGATAAAAAAAACTGATGTAGCATAGTTATGAGCTAGCTGACTCAGCTCCTTTGGAGGAGGCCTCGGAATCCCACTGCATTTAACTGACAAGTGACAACGGAAAAAAAACATATCCTCAGGTACATCTACACTTTATCATGCAAGTGTTAATTTGTCGATAATAAGCTAGTGGGGTGGTGATGGCGAGGTTGCATTCGTCATTTAATAATAAGCTTGCAAAGTCACATGTTCATCAGCTTCTATGAAACATAAAATTCGTGACAGTAAATTACGATGATCCCATGGTTACAGCATTATTTAAAGTAGATTAATCAGAGGGGCAGTACTCTCGCACAGCATGATAGCTACAGCCATTGAAACTTGAGAGTCCGTAGAGGTAAGAGCCCAGATGCTGGAAGGAAGGATCTATGCATATGTTATTGCGCCCCACGCCCACACCAGAACCACAAGCAAGCCAGCAATGGCGTGGAAAGGTCATGCGTCGAAGCTATCCCTGTATCCACAAGTAGCGGTAGGGACCTCCTGGCCTGCTCGCTCGCTTCATATATCGGGGCGGTTTCTTTAGTTTCCGTCGCTCGATCGGATTGAGTGGCGGCTGACGACCGGTGGTTGTTCCGTGACAGTTAGGTAGGTGGTCGGATCGAGTGGGCGATCGATACAAGTGGTGGTGGGGCTGGCCGCCGGCACATATCGATGGCACCACGCCGGCATCTAGCAAGCTAGCTGCTTAATTTCCGGCACTCCTCTTTTGGTGTCGAGACTCGAGAGGGCGGCCGGAAGCAACGCAAAACTGGCAGAGAAACGCGGCGCGGTCGAACACGACGCATCAGGCTGATCCGGAGGGGGAAAATGAGTGGATCCGTGAGTGCGTGGATCACTCTCGGTTCG
Coding sequences within it:
- the LOC112882366 gene encoding uncharacterized protein LOC112882366, which encodes MAGADEGDAAGGFYSDFMVLRPDKGGLYDFFHLLFSCKVAENAAVDCPAGTEIADWRRRWAVFVSLVAQVLLLWAKKPVALLGRVTEYWMNLLDENGGGVLVLVVRALQGKLKFPDRSSPTYRSCVGLLDTRVELNKEIKHGDSNYHAALSIMAAKLAYENELVIKNVVEKHWKMKLLACYNCWNDFQGDYTTQAFVLADKAADASLAVVAFSGTRPFDTEQWCADVDFSWYEIPGLGKIHGGFMKALGLQRHGGGGGWPKDLADQGARRPFAYYAIRETLRSFLSGNASARFVVAGHSLGGALAVLFPAILALHREEGVLARLEGVYTFGQPRVGDERLGRFMARYLDKPSRYFRFVYCNDIVPRVPYDDSALQFRHFGTCLYFDSLYQGRVTHEEPNKNYFSLLTVAPKVVNAAWELVRSFLIGYIAGPEYAEGWLMRLARVAGLLLPGLPPHSPRDYVNSTRLGAHSLGPLS